From one Variovorax sp. PBL-H6 genomic stretch:
- the thiL gene encoding thiamine-phosphate kinase has product MGEFDLIDRYFKRPAARSPLGVGDDCALLAPGPGMQLAVSSDMLVEGRHFLSTVDPARLGHKALAVNLSDLAACGAKPLAFTLALALPGVDEAWLAAFSRGLFSLADAHGCELVGGDTTRGPLNICITVFGEVPAGAALLRSGAKPGDELWVSGTLGDARLALEVFRGTLALPAEAFEQARRRMEQPEPRVALGQALRGAASAAVDVSDGLVGDLGHILAASGVGATVDADAACGLIGIPAAAAPDLALRRSCALAGGDDYELLFTAQASAAKAVIEAGRRSGTPVTRIGRIEAAPGLRIVDAQGAPLVQQFAAFDHFQAAA; this is encoded by the coding sequence ATGGGCGAGTTCGACCTCATCGACCGGTACTTCAAGCGCCCCGCGGCGCGTTCTCCACTCGGCGTCGGCGACGACTGTGCGCTGCTCGCGCCGGGGCCCGGCATGCAGCTCGCGGTGTCCAGCGACATGCTGGTCGAGGGGCGCCATTTTCTTTCCACCGTCGACCCCGCACGCCTGGGCCACAAGGCGCTTGCGGTCAACCTGAGCGACCTCGCGGCCTGCGGCGCGAAGCCACTGGCCTTCACCCTTGCTTTGGCGCTGCCCGGGGTCGACGAAGCCTGGCTCGCGGCCTTCTCGCGCGGGCTGTTCTCACTGGCGGATGCGCACGGCTGCGAGCTGGTGGGCGGCGACACCACGCGCGGACCGCTCAATATCTGCATCACCGTCTTCGGCGAGGTGCCGGCGGGGGCGGCGCTGCTGCGCTCCGGCGCGAAGCCCGGCGACGAGCTCTGGGTCAGCGGCACTCTGGGCGACGCACGCCTGGCGCTGGAAGTCTTTCGCGGCACGCTGGCGCTGCCGGCCGAGGCCTTCGAACAGGCGCGCCGGCGCATGGAGCAGCCCGAGCCGCGCGTCGCCCTCGGCCAGGCGCTGCGCGGCGCCGCGAGTGCCGCCGTCGACGTGAGCGATGGGCTGGTCGGCGACCTCGGCCATATCCTTGCCGCCAGCGGCGTGGGCGCGACGGTGGACGCCGATGCCGCGTGCGGTCTCATCGGCATTCCGGCCGCGGCCGCGCCGGACCTCGCGCTGCGCCGCAGCTGCGCGCTCGCGGGCGGCGACGACTACGAGCTGCTCTTCACGGCGCAAGCTTCTGCCGCGAAAGCCGTGATCGAGGCCGGACGGCGCAGCGGCACGCCGGTCACACGCATCGGCCGCATCGAAGCCGCGCCCGGCTTGCGCATCGTTGACGCCCAGGGCGCGCCGCTGGTACAGCAATTCGCGGCTTTCGATCATTTCCAGGCCGCGGCCTGA
- a CDS encoding aspartyl/asparaginyl beta-hydroxylase domain-containing protein, with the protein MPSFLSYKLLIPLVFLASALYVHFRGHVRHRLGRQLSDHSTFLAPLNVLMYWFSSVPSKPYLDLKQFPELDVLKQNWQTIRDEGLALFDEGHIKAAAGYTDIGFNSFFRTGWKRFYLNWYGDFLPSAKGLCPKTTELLAGIPSVRAAMFAILPPGGNLVRHRDPFAGSLRYHLGLKVPQDAPNCRIFVDGQSYYWKDGEAVMFDETYIHHAENLTNETRLILFCDVERPLNNPVARWINREIGWRMIKAAATQNVEGEPIGGLNKAFAQVYKIRVLGKRLKAWNKPSYYLVKWAIFGGLFYWLFF; encoded by the coding sequence ATGCCCAGCTTCCTGTCGTACAAGCTCCTGATTCCGCTGGTCTTCCTGGCCTCCGCCCTCTACGTGCATTTTCGCGGCCACGTGCGGCATCGGCTCGGGCGGCAGCTGAGCGACCACTCGACCTTCCTGGCGCCGCTCAACGTGCTGATGTACTGGTTCTCGTCGGTGCCGTCCAAGCCCTACCTCGACCTGAAGCAGTTCCCCGAACTCGACGTGCTCAAGCAAAACTGGCAGACCATCCGCGACGAAGGCCTGGCGCTGTTCGACGAGGGGCACATCAAGGCGGCGGCGGGTTACACCGACATTGGCTTCAACTCCTTCTTCCGCACCGGCTGGAAGCGCTTCTATCTCAACTGGTACGGCGACTTCCTGCCCTCGGCCAAGGGCCTGTGTCCGAAGACGACCGAGCTGCTGGCGGGCATTCCATCGGTGCGCGCCGCAATGTTCGCGATCCTGCCGCCGGGCGGCAACCTGGTGCGGCACCGCGACCCGTTCGCGGGCTCGCTGCGCTACCACCTGGGCCTCAAGGTGCCGCAGGATGCGCCGAACTGCAGGATCTTCGTCGACGGCCAGTCCTACTACTGGAAGGACGGCGAGGCCGTGATGTTCGACGAGACCTACATCCACCACGCCGAGAACCTCACGAACGAGACCCGGCTGATCCTGTTCTGCGACGTCGAGCGGCCGCTGAACAATCCGGTGGCGCGCTGGATCAACCGCGAGATCGGCTGGCGCATGATCAAGGCCGCTGCCACGCAGAACGTGGAAGGCGAGCCGATCGGCGGCCTGAACAAGGCCTTCGCGCAGGTCTACAAGATCCGCGTGCTGGGCAAGCGGCTGAAGGCCTGGAACAAGCCGAGCTACTACCTCGTGAAGTGGGCGATCTTCGGCGGGCTGTTCTACTGGCTATTCTTCTGA